Proteins co-encoded in one Aethina tumida isolate Nest 87 chromosome 7, icAetTumi1.1, whole genome shotgun sequence genomic window:
- the LOC109609427 gene encoding uncharacterized protein LOC109609427: MPSLSSPTQSMDTIYPEPMSRLHRRVIPKKRKGDTNRYRTQPVTFSEIQEVDEDNVDESPPATSSSKPELNLLNKKFEEFKRTRDLMLSKIDSENTTDINKNPLPLTTSRSIGRLPSRPSF; this comes from the exons CTATGGATACAATATATCCTGAACCCATGTCAAGGTTACACAGGAGGGTCATACCAAAGAAAAGGAAAGGGGACACCAACAGATACAGAACTCAACCAGTTACATTTTCAGAAATTCag GAAGTAGACGAAGATAACGTGGATGAATCCCCACCAGCAACATCCTCCTCTAAACCTGAATTAAACCTACTGAACAaaaagtttgaagaatttaaaagaaCCAGAGACTTAATGTTGAGCAAAATCGATTCTGAAAACACAACAGACATCAACAAAAACCCCTTACCTTTAACCACATCTAGATCCATAGGGCGGCTTCCATCTAGACCttctttttaa
- the LOC109609428 gene encoding lutropin-choriogonadotropic hormone receptor isoform X1 — protein MVLRVLQLAAAVVVVCALQDQPVHCPIMGAEGCRCTQDLHEFYCRTAGFKKVPDDLPYTVIKLDLTSNNITRLNESSLSHYPRLEELTLSDNKLEYIHQKAFSKNIYLKHLLLQNCGLAVIPSEALRPLTKLQTLHVGGNEIWRVDREAFEPMPGLRSLRLDGNRLRAVPTPALTVLAHLEVLNIGNNLISSLPVGSFPEMVSLTRLLLKRNQITEIAETAFANLTSLKVLQLDDNFLTQIPQALTKLPDLQELSISGNRIKYIAGGVLQKTPNLALLELKGNPLFGVDAHAFSFLPRLRRLILSEARDLSTFPNLNGTTALEVLRLDRAGISSVPITLCTTCPRLKSLDLKSNKLTVVPDLNNCREMRVLDLASNYIKSIEERPFRGMYQMHDLLLANNQIQYIPQDAFYNLSKLQVLDMENNQISFIHPDAFLAISKIEDLNLGNNVFSHLPSAGLERLLHLKTFNNPNLREFPPPEDFPRIQTLILAYAYHCCAFLPLIPSNPPPSAKDIIVFPDIDEIDLNIWNSSVDLWPSQQNMSNKFGKKFTEIWENLHSDFTYPGNFPSYMEEYAAEDDPLLRMPGDINTGMPGKIQCLPLPGPFLPCQDLFDWWTLRCGVWIVFLCAMLGNGTVVFVLIFSRSKMDVPRFLVCNLAAADFFMGIYLGFLAVVDASTLGEFRMYAIPWQMSPGCQLAGFLGVLSSELSVYTLAVITLERNYAITHAMHLNKRLSLKHAGYIMICGWSFAIVMAILPLFSISDYRKFAVCLPFETKDAASLTYVVFLMFINGVAFLILMGCYLKMYCAIRGSQAWNSNDSRIAKRMALLVFTDFLCWSPIAFFSLTAAFGLQLITLEQAKVFTVFVLPLNSCCNPFLYAILTKQFKKDCVMICKAIEESRVTRGIGRCRHSSNFSNRQTPANTNSLADRSSRENQNHHVPTCTCNVKLLGDTNNQQPRVDRKARTREWLLSKARWLLCVRRPARHRPRNDQYTYQIAEIQQKQHKRASSVSSSENFSSSRSDSWRHNHHCSIPLRLLDPKRRASSWLVTRKTSQDSNLSSSRNDSSGSATTASTSTWRISRSSGSSEPTRLRAKPRLTRQCAIQDENEPPGSPGRLTVRFLTTIPSAAENSMQLEDDQQPTILVSPVKEKEGPLYAILHTQPVTPVRRQSIVTLHPIESGKDPAKDESSQNQQKNNQTNHKDAGPSR, from the exons gttACTCCAGAACTGCGGACTTGCGGTTATTCCTAGTGAAGCGTTGCGGCCATTAACTAAGTTACAAACTTT ACACGTCGGCGGCAACGAGATATGGCGAGTGGATCGAGAGGCGTTCGAGCCGATGCCGGGGCTGCGCAGTCTGCGACTGGACGGCAACCGACTGCGCGCAGTCCCCACACCTGCGCTGACCGTACTTGCGCATCTCGAGGTCCT GAATATTGGAAATAATCTGATTAGTAGTTTGCCTGTTGGTTCATTTCCAGAAATGGTCAGTTTGACTAGGTT GTTGCTCAAGAGAAATCAAATCACGGAAATAGCGGAAACTGCTTTCGCCAACTTAACAtcattaaaagtttt acaGTTGGACGACAACTTCCTGACACAAATACCTCAGGCCCTGACCAAGCTGCCCGACCTACAAGAACT GTCGATATCGGGCAACAGGATCAAGTACATAGCAGGTGGTGTGTTGCAGAAGACACCGAATCTCGCACTGTTGGAATTAAAGGGAAATCCTCTTTTCGGTGTCGACGCCCACGCGTTTTCCTTCCTCCCTCGTCTACGAAGGCT GATTCTGTCTGAGGCACGCGATTTGTCAACGTtcccaaatttaaatggaaccACCGCTCTGGAAGTGCTTAGGCTCGATCGGGCTGGCATTTCCAGCGTTCCCATCACTTTATGTACCACGTGCCCGAGACTGAAAAGCTT AGACCTGAAATCCAACAAGCTAACTGTGGTcccagatttaaataattgcagAGAAATGAGAGTTTT AGACTTGGCGAGCAATTACATCAAGTCCATCGAAGAGCGGCCTTTCCGAGGAATGTACCAAATGCACGACTTGCTATTGGCCAACAACCAGATCCAGTACATCCCGCAGGACGCTTTCTACAACCTGTCCAAATTACAAGTCCT CGACATGGAGAACAATCAGATATCGTTCATACATCCGGACGCCTTCCTGGCAATATCGAAAATTGAGGATCT taacTTGGGCAACAATGTGTTCTCTCATCTTCCATCAGCAGGACTGGAGCGTCtcttacatttaaaaacatttaacaacCCAAATCTAAGAGAATTTCCTCCACCAGAAGACTTTCCAAGAATCCAAACCTTGATCTTAGCCTACGCTTACCATTGTTGTGCTTTTTTACCATTAATTCCCTCCAATCCTCCGCCCAGTGCCAAAGACATCATCGTCTTTCCAGACATTGATGAAATCGATTTAAATATCTGGAACAGTTCTGTAGACTTATGGCCTTCTCAAC aaAACATGAGTAATAAATTCGGCAAAAAGTTCACCGAAATCTGGGAAAACCTCCACTCCGACTTTACGTACCCAGGCAACTTTCCGAGTTACATGGAAGAGTATGCTGCGGAAGACGACCCCCTGTTACGCATGCCAGGAGATATTAACACGGGAATGCCGGGAAAAATTCAATGTCTGCCCCTTCCAGGTCCCTTTTTACCATGTCAGGACCTGTTCGATTGGTGGACCTTGCGATGCGGCGTTTGGATCGTGTTCCTGTGCGCAATGTTGGGCAACGGCAcagttgtttttgttttgatcTTTTCCAGAAGCAAAATGGATGTTCCCAGGTTTCTAGTTTGTAATTTGGCTGCTGCAGATTTTTTCATGGGAATTTACTTAG GTTTTTTGGCAGTAGTGGATGCTTCAACTCTAGGCGAATTTCGAATGTACGCCATCCCTTGGCAAATGTCTCCTGGTTGTCAATTAGCTGGATTTTTGGGGGTGCTCAGCTCTGAATTGTCAGTTTATACCCTTGCAGTAATAACTCTTGAACGAAATTATGCGATAACCCACGCAATGCACCTCAACAAAAGACTCTCTTTGAAACACGCGGGATACATCATGATTTGCGGTTGGAGTTTTGCCATCGTTATGGCAATTCTTCCTTTGTTCAGTATATCTGACTACCGGAAGTTCGCTGTATGTCTACCGTTTGAAACTAAAGATGCTGCCAGTTTAACGTACGTCGTGTTTCTGATGTTTATCAACGGCGTAGCCTTTCTGATTCTAATGgggtgttatttaaaaatgtactgtGCCATACGAGGATCTCAAGCATGGAACTCTAATGATTCCCGAATTGCCAAACGTATGGCGTTGTTAGtgtttactgattttttgtGTTGGTCACCCATAGCTTTCTTCTCGCTGACAGCTGCGTTCGGACTGCAGCTCATCACCTTGGAACAAGCGAAAGTGTTCACTGTGTTTGTGCTGCCGTTGAACTCGTGCTGCAACCCTTTTCTGTACGCTATTTTGACAAAGCAGTTCAAAAAAGACTGCGTGATGATCTGCAAGGCCATCGAAGAGAGCAGAGTCACCAGAGGCATTGGGCGGTGCAGACACAGTTCTAACTTCAGTAACAGACAAACTCCTGCTAATACTAACAGCTTAGCTGACAG atcCTCTAGAGAAAACCAAAACCATCACGTGCCAACTTGCACGTGCAACGTTAAATTGCTTGGAGACACAAACAACCAACAACCTAGGGTGGATAGAAAAGCAAGAACTAGAGAGTGGTTGTTGAGCAAAGCACGTTGGTTGCTGTGTGTCCGGAGACCTGCAAGGCACAGGCCAAGGAACGATCAGTACACTTATCAGATTGCAGAGATTCAACAAAAGCAACACAAGAGGGCGTCTTCTGTTAGTTCCAGTGAAAACTTTTCCTCGTCCAG GTCAGATTCGTGGAGGCACAATCATCATTGCAGCATCCCGCTGCGACTGCTAGATCCAAAGCGAAGAGCGTCCTCTTGGTTGGTCACGAGAAAGACGTCGCAAGACTCGAATTTGTCTAGTTCAAGGAACGATTCCTCCGGGTCGGCGACGACGGCCAGCACGAGCACGTGGCGCATCAGCAGGTCCAGCGGAAGCAGTGAGCCCACCAGGCTTAGGGCGAAACCCAGGTTGACCAGACAATGTGCCATACAAGACGAGAATGAACCTCCCGGGTCTCCAGGGAGACTCACTGTCAG GTTTCTGACAACGATTCCGTCAGCTGCTGAGAACAGCATGCAACTGGAAGACGACCAGCAGCCGACGATTCTGGTGAGTCCTGTGAAGGAGAAGGAAGGGCCCTTGTACGCGATTCTACATACGCAGCCGGTGACGCCGGTCAGGAGGCAGAGTATCGTGACCCTGCATCCCATAGAGAGTGGCAAGGATCCAGCCAAGGACGAATCTAGTCAAAATCAACAGAAAAATAATCAGACTAATCATAAGGATGCTGGGCCGTCTAGGTAA
- the LOC109609428 gene encoding lutropin-choriogonadotropic hormone receptor isoform X2: MVLRVLQLAAAVVVVCALQDQPVHCPIMGAEGCRCTQDLHEFYCRTAGFKKVPDDLPYTVIKLDLTSNNITRLNESSLSHYPRLEELTLSDNKLEYIHQKAFSKNIYLKHLLLQNCGLAVIPSEALRPLTKLQTLNIGNNLISSLPVGSFPEMVSLTRLLLKRNQITEIAETAFANLTSLKVLQLDDNFLTQIPQALTKLPDLQELSISGNRIKYIAGGVLQKTPNLALLELKGNPLFGVDAHAFSFLPRLRRLILSEARDLSTFPNLNGTTALEVLRLDRAGISSVPITLCTTCPRLKSLDLKSNKLTVVPDLNNCREMRVLDLASNYIKSIEERPFRGMYQMHDLLLANNQIQYIPQDAFYNLSKLQVLDMENNQISFIHPDAFLAISKIEDLNLGNNVFSHLPSAGLERLLHLKTFNNPNLREFPPPEDFPRIQTLILAYAYHCCAFLPLIPSNPPPSAKDIIVFPDIDEIDLNIWNSSVDLWPSQQNMSNKFGKKFTEIWENLHSDFTYPGNFPSYMEEYAAEDDPLLRMPGDINTGMPGKIQCLPLPGPFLPCQDLFDWWTLRCGVWIVFLCAMLGNGTVVFVLIFSRSKMDVPRFLVCNLAAADFFMGIYLGFLAVVDASTLGEFRMYAIPWQMSPGCQLAGFLGVLSSELSVYTLAVITLERNYAITHAMHLNKRLSLKHAGYIMICGWSFAIVMAILPLFSISDYRKFAVCLPFETKDAASLTYVVFLMFINGVAFLILMGCYLKMYCAIRGSQAWNSNDSRIAKRMALLVFTDFLCWSPIAFFSLTAAFGLQLITLEQAKVFTVFVLPLNSCCNPFLYAILTKQFKKDCVMICKAIEESRVTRGIGRCRHSSNFSNRQTPANTNSLADRSSRENQNHHVPTCTCNVKLLGDTNNQQPRVDRKARTREWLLSKARWLLCVRRPARHRPRNDQYTYQIAEIQQKQHKRASSVSSSENFSSSRSDSWRHNHHCSIPLRLLDPKRRASSWLVTRKTSQDSNLSSSRNDSSGSATTASTSTWRISRSSGSSEPTRLRAKPRLTRQCAIQDENEPPGSPGRLTVRFLTTIPSAAENSMQLEDDQQPTILVSPVKEKEGPLYAILHTQPVTPVRRQSIVTLHPIESGKDPAKDESSQNQQKNNQTNHKDAGPSR; encoded by the exons gttACTCCAGAACTGCGGACTTGCGGTTATTCCTAGTGAAGCGTTGCGGCCATTAACTAAGTTACAAACTTT GAATATTGGAAATAATCTGATTAGTAGTTTGCCTGTTGGTTCATTTCCAGAAATGGTCAGTTTGACTAGGTT GTTGCTCAAGAGAAATCAAATCACGGAAATAGCGGAAACTGCTTTCGCCAACTTAACAtcattaaaagtttt acaGTTGGACGACAACTTCCTGACACAAATACCTCAGGCCCTGACCAAGCTGCCCGACCTACAAGAACT GTCGATATCGGGCAACAGGATCAAGTACATAGCAGGTGGTGTGTTGCAGAAGACACCGAATCTCGCACTGTTGGAATTAAAGGGAAATCCTCTTTTCGGTGTCGACGCCCACGCGTTTTCCTTCCTCCCTCGTCTACGAAGGCT GATTCTGTCTGAGGCACGCGATTTGTCAACGTtcccaaatttaaatggaaccACCGCTCTGGAAGTGCTTAGGCTCGATCGGGCTGGCATTTCCAGCGTTCCCATCACTTTATGTACCACGTGCCCGAGACTGAAAAGCTT AGACCTGAAATCCAACAAGCTAACTGTGGTcccagatttaaataattgcagAGAAATGAGAGTTTT AGACTTGGCGAGCAATTACATCAAGTCCATCGAAGAGCGGCCTTTCCGAGGAATGTACCAAATGCACGACTTGCTATTGGCCAACAACCAGATCCAGTACATCCCGCAGGACGCTTTCTACAACCTGTCCAAATTACAAGTCCT CGACATGGAGAACAATCAGATATCGTTCATACATCCGGACGCCTTCCTGGCAATATCGAAAATTGAGGATCT taacTTGGGCAACAATGTGTTCTCTCATCTTCCATCAGCAGGACTGGAGCGTCtcttacatttaaaaacatttaacaacCCAAATCTAAGAGAATTTCCTCCACCAGAAGACTTTCCAAGAATCCAAACCTTGATCTTAGCCTACGCTTACCATTGTTGTGCTTTTTTACCATTAATTCCCTCCAATCCTCCGCCCAGTGCCAAAGACATCATCGTCTTTCCAGACATTGATGAAATCGATTTAAATATCTGGAACAGTTCTGTAGACTTATGGCCTTCTCAAC aaAACATGAGTAATAAATTCGGCAAAAAGTTCACCGAAATCTGGGAAAACCTCCACTCCGACTTTACGTACCCAGGCAACTTTCCGAGTTACATGGAAGAGTATGCTGCGGAAGACGACCCCCTGTTACGCATGCCAGGAGATATTAACACGGGAATGCCGGGAAAAATTCAATGTCTGCCCCTTCCAGGTCCCTTTTTACCATGTCAGGACCTGTTCGATTGGTGGACCTTGCGATGCGGCGTTTGGATCGTGTTCCTGTGCGCAATGTTGGGCAACGGCAcagttgtttttgttttgatcTTTTCCAGAAGCAAAATGGATGTTCCCAGGTTTCTAGTTTGTAATTTGGCTGCTGCAGATTTTTTCATGGGAATTTACTTAG GTTTTTTGGCAGTAGTGGATGCTTCAACTCTAGGCGAATTTCGAATGTACGCCATCCCTTGGCAAATGTCTCCTGGTTGTCAATTAGCTGGATTTTTGGGGGTGCTCAGCTCTGAATTGTCAGTTTATACCCTTGCAGTAATAACTCTTGAACGAAATTATGCGATAACCCACGCAATGCACCTCAACAAAAGACTCTCTTTGAAACACGCGGGATACATCATGATTTGCGGTTGGAGTTTTGCCATCGTTATGGCAATTCTTCCTTTGTTCAGTATATCTGACTACCGGAAGTTCGCTGTATGTCTACCGTTTGAAACTAAAGATGCTGCCAGTTTAACGTACGTCGTGTTTCTGATGTTTATCAACGGCGTAGCCTTTCTGATTCTAATGgggtgttatttaaaaatgtactgtGCCATACGAGGATCTCAAGCATGGAACTCTAATGATTCCCGAATTGCCAAACGTATGGCGTTGTTAGtgtttactgattttttgtGTTGGTCACCCATAGCTTTCTTCTCGCTGACAGCTGCGTTCGGACTGCAGCTCATCACCTTGGAACAAGCGAAAGTGTTCACTGTGTTTGTGCTGCCGTTGAACTCGTGCTGCAACCCTTTTCTGTACGCTATTTTGACAAAGCAGTTCAAAAAAGACTGCGTGATGATCTGCAAGGCCATCGAAGAGAGCAGAGTCACCAGAGGCATTGGGCGGTGCAGACACAGTTCTAACTTCAGTAACAGACAAACTCCTGCTAATACTAACAGCTTAGCTGACAG atcCTCTAGAGAAAACCAAAACCATCACGTGCCAACTTGCACGTGCAACGTTAAATTGCTTGGAGACACAAACAACCAACAACCTAGGGTGGATAGAAAAGCAAGAACTAGAGAGTGGTTGTTGAGCAAAGCACGTTGGTTGCTGTGTGTCCGGAGACCTGCAAGGCACAGGCCAAGGAACGATCAGTACACTTATCAGATTGCAGAGATTCAACAAAAGCAACACAAGAGGGCGTCTTCTGTTAGTTCCAGTGAAAACTTTTCCTCGTCCAG GTCAGATTCGTGGAGGCACAATCATCATTGCAGCATCCCGCTGCGACTGCTAGATCCAAAGCGAAGAGCGTCCTCTTGGTTGGTCACGAGAAAGACGTCGCAAGACTCGAATTTGTCTAGTTCAAGGAACGATTCCTCCGGGTCGGCGACGACGGCCAGCACGAGCACGTGGCGCATCAGCAGGTCCAGCGGAAGCAGTGAGCCCACCAGGCTTAGGGCGAAACCCAGGTTGACCAGACAATGTGCCATACAAGACGAGAATGAACCTCCCGGGTCTCCAGGGAGACTCACTGTCAG GTTTCTGACAACGATTCCGTCAGCTGCTGAGAACAGCATGCAACTGGAAGACGACCAGCAGCCGACGATTCTGGTGAGTCCTGTGAAGGAGAAGGAAGGGCCCTTGTACGCGATTCTACATACGCAGCCGGTGACGCCGGTCAGGAGGCAGAGTATCGTGACCCTGCATCCCATAGAGAGTGGCAAGGATCCAGCCAAGGACGAATCTAGTCAAAATCAACAGAAAAATAATCAGACTAATCATAAGGATGCTGGGCCGTCTAGGTAA